The DNA window TTCCGGGTCGAGCCCGGAATGACAAGGGACTACAAGTTAATTTTAGTTAATTCAGCAGCTGGGAATTTTTCTAGCACCGGTTGCAATGTTTCTTCGTGTTTATCTAAATCAGCTCCGATTAAATAAACCGGCATAGGGTTTGCCGTAAAATGCTCTAGTCCCGGGCCGTGGTCTCCCATGGCAATACTAAGCGCAATTTCTAGCTCTTCTTTTTGCCATTCGGCGTCAGGTGCGTATGCGTGGCTGAGTAAAAATGAATCATCTACTGCGGCAGCTTTTGTATCTAGTTTTCCGGTGTAATCAATTACAATACATGGTTCGCTGTGTTTGTGTGGATCGCCATTAGCTTTGTAGTCGTAGTCTTCGGACCAGCCAATTGATTTAACGGGCATTGTACTACCAATTCCATCCGCCAATTTTTGAGCGGACCACTGCGCGATCTCGTCTTGGCTACGTTTATCGCCGGTACGCTCTTTATAAACCGCGCACGCACCGCAGTGTTCGTGCCAGGTGACGGTTAGGGTAGCGGGATTTACGCCGTGGTTTAGCAGATTTTGTTTGAATTTGGTAATTTGTGCATCGGAAAATAAAACGCCACTTCCGGCTAAGCCCAGAAAAGGTCGTTCAAGTCCGTTTGGCCGAATACGCCCGTCCATACAGACAATAGCTTGAGGATTTAGTTTTGTTGATTGGTGTAACTTTATGGCGTCTAGCATGAAAATACTATAACGAAAAGTTGCCTTAACATCAAGCACTAAATCAGAAATTCGAAATTCGAAACAAATCCAAAATTCCAAATTCAAAAAATTTTAAACTTGTTTCGTGCTTCGCATTTTCGTATTTCGAATTTTAGAAAATCTGTGGGGCGCCGCGAATTGCCAAATTAGCAATTCTGAGTAACGGATCCATAATCCGGCTAAGCAAGTTAAATCCGCCAGAAGAGCCAAAAATAATATTAGAAAATACAAGCGTCAGTAGAAGCGCCGGACCAATGCGTTCCCAAACTTCACGCGCTTCGTGGTCTAAAAAGTAATTTACAATTTTTGATCCGTCGAGCGGGGGAATTGGGATGATGTTGAATACCGCCAAAATGATATTAAGCGACACTATGGCGTCTAAAAATAATAAAAATATCGATTGATCGGTTGGCAAGCCGGCAATGGTCATAATTCTGGCGGGTAGAGCAAAAATTAACGCCACCAGTAAGTTTGAAATTGGGCCGGCAATTGCAATTTTAATCTCATCTAAATCAGATTTTAACGCATTCGGATTGTATGGTACCGGTTTGCCAAATCCAAATCCGGCAAACACAAATAAAAATAATCCCATTGGATCAATATGTGCCAAAGGATTCAGAGTGAGTCTACCTTGATATTTTGCCGTATCATCACCCAAACGATTTGCCATCCATGCGTGAGCAAATTCGTGCACAGACAAAGCTAGCATTACCCCAAGCACAATACCACAAATTGAAACGATCGCCACAATCGGCTGGTGGGCGTTTTGTTGCCATAGTTGTAAAATTAACACTTGCAAAACTCCGTAAATTAAGTTACAATAATTATTGTTGATCGATTTTTTTGAAACGCATTTTAAATATAAAGCAATTGTCCGGATAATGAAACACTATAGGAGATGCTATGGCATTTTGTCCACTTTGTCAGCGAACTCAGATGCACGGAAACAGTGTACCAAAATCGGTACACAAAACCGGTCGTGCCTTAAAACCGAACTTACAAAAAGTGAATGGATTATTAATCTGTACTCGTTGTGCCAGAACGATGAAAAAAGTATTGGCAAGCTAAAATACTCATCAGTTTCTAAGTCTAATTGAGGTTACAGGGAATGCGGTGGCTTTCTTGTTCGAATTCAGGACGTAAAACGTCCCGGGGTGAGAACTATCAAGGTAGTTCTCGTTTTGGACGCATGACGTTCCAAACTCGAACGAGAAACCAAGGGATAGCTAGGGAGCAAAAGGGACGATAAAGGGAATGATAAAATACTCTGTCATCCGTACTCAGACCTCCGTTTTCTGCTACCCCTCTTGCATTTATTTCATATTCGGTTATACTTATAGATAGGAACTGTTTCCTTAGGTCCTAACTGATTAGAAAAATGAAGTTTCCTTTATTTTTTCGCTAAGCCAAGGACAGAACCCTCAAGTATGGTCGATCTTGGGTAGCCAAAAAACAAAGGAATAATATGTCATACGAAGACAAAACATTAGTTTGTAAAGAATGTGGTAAAGAATTTACATGGACCGCTGGTGAGCAAGAATTTTATGCTCAAAAAGGTTTTACTAACCAACCAAGCCGATGCAAAGACTGCCGCCAAGCAAACAAACAACACAAAGACGAACAACGCACAGAAATCACCTGCAAACAATGTGGCAAAAAAGATACTGTTAACTTTAAGCCTCATAACCCAGACGATATCTTGTGCAACGAGTGTTTCACCAAGAACCGAGCACAGGTTCACTCTTTCGCCCCTGCCTCTGATAGCAAACCTGCTGAAGAGCCAGTTGCTGATGAAAAATCAGACGAAGAGACCCCAGCTGCTGAATAATATTCTCAGTTGAAAACCAAAAACGCCCTGCTTTACGCGGGGCTTTTTGGTATTTATCCTGATGGGTCTCCTAATCAGCTAATAACCCTCCGGCCTCCAGCTCGTAGAGAGAAATCTACAAAAATATAAATTTTTAATTTTTAATTTCAAATGAATGGTTGCCAATTTTTAAATGACTAAATAAGGAACCATTTAAAATTTAATCATTTGGTTCTTATTCATTTAAAATTTAGCCTTTAAAATTTAAAATTATATACGGTAATTACAGTTTATTAGTTCTTTGGCGGCGTTCGCGTTCTTTGGCATCATCTAGTGCGTCTTTATAAAGTGATTTTCGGGGCTCCAAAGACCAAGCCCTAGATAAATATCGCACTGCTTTGCCGTACTGTCTAAGCGATAAATACGCTTGGCCTAAATCAAAGTGCCAGGCGGCATTTTTATCATCTTCCCCAACCGCTTTTTCAAAGTACTCTACTGCCTCATTATAGTTTTCGCCAATTTGAGCCACTCGGCCTAAATAATGCAGAATATACCCATTGGCTGGATCATATTTATAAGCTTGCATAAAAGCTTCCTCTGCATCAACAAGCGCACTATTTACTCTTTTGGGCCCATCAACCGCTGCGGGCATAGCTGTGGCGATGCCTCGTTCTAAATAAATTTGTCCAAGCCGATAGTAAGCAAGAACGCACTTTGGATCAATTGCGGCCGCATTCAAAAACTGTTTTTCCGCCATATCTAGCTGGCGCAGGTCAAAATACTTCTGCCCGTCTGCCAGTAAATTTTTTAGCTGTGAATTTGTTGCCGTCTGATATTGATTAATATTTGGCTCAGCGGACTTGGTTACATCTGGCTGTGGCTCAGAAATTTGGTCGTTTTCACTCATCGAATCATTAAAAGGCACTCGCATGGGGCCGAATTTCTTAAAATGCAATTGCGGCAGTTTAAACTTAAACTTAAACAACCGTCTATTTTGCGTTGCTTTTGGCGCCACCCCTTCTGCGGTTTCGGGAAAACGGCGCACTAATATGATAAAGATAATTGCCGCCGCCACAAAAATGATAATTTCAAATATTCCCATTGCGTGTCCTAATTTTAAATTCTAATGATTTTGGGAAGGGGATTTGATGCGTAATGTGCAAATAGGTGGTTTCGAGTAAAGCAGTGGCGTTAACCGACGTCTGACTAATTGCTGATCGTATTTCGATTAACCATCGAAGTGTGTCTGCATTGGGGTTCATACTTTGTATGATTTCTTTGCTCCACGAATCAATCAAATTTGTGGCCAATCCATTTTTTACTGTCTCACCTATTTTCAAGCTCACTGTAGCAAAATCTTGGGCGAAAGCAAGTGGAATAATTTGGCTATCAATCTGAGCCTGATTTTGGAGGTTAAAATAGGCACATCTAGACAGAATTGTCGGCAAAACGTTGTTAGTGTTCGACAGTAATAAAAAACGGGTTTTTTCGGGGGTATCTTCTAGCACTTTCAGCAAAGTATTGGCCGACTCGTGGTTTAATTGGTCGGACTGATAAATGACGCACAAGCGCATTTTGCCTTGAGTTGGGGTGGTGTGAGCCAACCTACGCAACTCTCTGGTCTCGGCTACGGTAACAGTTAAGTCTTTGCCAATTTCGGACAGATCGTAAGGCGAAACACTAAATTCAGTTAATGTTTCGGTTAAAATTTGTGGCCAAGAATTTGGTGTAGAGACAACCAAAAAGCACTGCCCGGTCTGCCAAAAAGTGGATGGGATAATATTATTCATCACGATCAGAATAGCACAAATCTCTTTTATATGTCATTTCGACGTTGAAGAAAGCGTCAGGTACTGTCATTCCGGGCTTGACCCGGAATCTATATAAAAAAAGTCATTTATAGACTGGATTCCGGATCTAGTCCGGAATGACACCAAGAAGGGTCAAAACTTATAATTTTTTAGTTCTTTTATACTCATCCGTTTTTCGGTCTGCAAACGGCGAATCTCTCTGGCTCTATCTACAGCCTTGGTTTGGTACAACTGATAACCCCCAACCGAGGTATTATAAATTGGAATCAACCCTTCTTCGGTCCAAAATCTAATTGTGGCAATGGTTTCATTAGCGGCGGCGGCAACCTGCCCGATTTTCAATAATTTATTGGAAATTTTGCGTGGGCGTGTTTTCTTTGCTGGCTCGGGCAACTCAGTTGATGCTGTTGATGCGATTGATGACAAAAACAGATTCAAAGAACGGTCAGTTGCCTCAAAAATCAACTGATAATAATCATCCAATTGGGCATCAGCCTGCGCCACCTCCAAATCGGTGACATAGCGGCTTTGATCATCAACCCGAATTACGGCCGGTGGATAACCGTTCTGCAATAAAATTAAATTCATTAACAATCGTGCCGTGCGGCAGTTTGCCTCTACAAATGGGTGAATGGTAATTAACTTTAAATGTGCATCGGCTGCAATTTGAACCGGATGTTTGGTGTGATTGCCGTTTAGCCACTGCACCATTTCGGCCATCGCCACGTTAACTTTTTCATTTGGTTCGTTGCGTACGGTGCCGGTACGATATTGTCCGGCGTGAACGCTATCTACTTTATTCATCAATATGCGATGGATATGCAAAATTTCTGCTTGGCTAATGTCTTTAGTTTTAATAGTATTCGCCAAGTGACGTACGTATTCCCAAGCTAGCGCGTGATTGTGGGTTTCAATTAAATCTCGAGCCTGTGAGTTTTGCCAGTTTTCCACAACTTCTTTTGCTGCGTCCACAGTGATGTTTTTGCCGGATAGGGCAGTGGAGTTGAATGCCAAATCTAGTTTATACTGATGATTAAGTTTAGCTAAAACATCAACCGAAATGGGCATCGCAGCCATCAGCTGGCGCTGTTTGGTTTCTAATTGTTCGAGAGTAATTGACATACAAACCTCAGCATTGTCATTCCGGACTTGATCCGGAATCTATATAAAAGACTGGAAGGGATTTATTCTTAGATTTCTCCAACACAGTCGTGGTGACCCACTCCTAGGGTCGAAATGACATATAACAATATTTCGTCATCCATCATTTACCTACCTCTATTAAGCATAAACCATCACCTAATACATTACAATATCATATAATATCACGCTTAGTACACCTAGGGTATTGACAAATATAATCTAGTATGTTAATATGTAAGAGTTGCAATCAAGCAAGGCTAAAACCAAGCGCGATAAGCAGCAGAACCCAAAAACAAAAACGTAAAAATGGCTTGTCTAACATATGTCGGTAGCATATCAAGACGCCCCTTCCTCTATATAGGGATTGGACGTCGGATGCGGACAGGTCTTTTTTAAAACAAAGCTTTGTTTTTCTGGCATATGGGATTTATCCCACGCGCTGGAGGGCAGATACCTTTTGAATAAGAGGTGACTGTTCCAAAGTTAGATCAACCAAGTCTTGGCAAAAATTGTCAAATTACTGGTTCACCTAATCCTTTGGAACAGAACTCTTCTTTCAGCAAAAGTAGGTTGATGGCGAAGAGAGCCGTAAATATCAGATCTTGTAGAATTTTTCTTCAAGACGGCGCTCGCCAAAAACTGCTGACAAGTAGACACATGGAGCGGGGACAACACCACCTAAAAGTAGATACCCCAGAACCGGCACCTTAACAAATTATCCTTTTCTCTGGTTGACATACATTTTATTGTCATTCCGGACTAGATCCGGAATCTATGTATAAGAATCCTCGTCTTAGGCTAGGAAAGATTTATTCTTTACTAACCCAAGCCGATGGAGTTTAACTTCGTCTGGCCTACCCCTCCCCGGGGTTAATGCCGTCACGGCGTTGGGGAAACGGCATCTGGTGCGTATGGCGTAAGCCGCGCACCAAGTATTCGGTCAGCGTAACCGTAAGGCGAAGTTGACCAGATCCCTGGGAGGGGAAAAAGATGGAATCCGCTAACGGGCAGATCGTCGACGCGTCTCATGTCGTCGACAATCCAGAGTCGGATCTCGTGACGATCTTGTCGCAGAACGGTGGACGGACTATCGAAGTGATAGTGCCCGACGTCTGTGACCACGAGACGGTTTCTGAGCGCCTTTCGAGGCTGCTTGGAAAGCACGTTTCCGACTCCGACCTTTCCTCCGTTTGGGTTGGAGAGGAAGAGAAGCAATGCGCTTCTCTGATAGTCTCCTCCGACAAGGAGGGAGTACTGCAGGTCGCCCATAAGGAGGGCAACAAGATGAACCGCAAGCAAGCTTTGGCGCTGATTGGCGCCGCCGTGTCGTTCGGGTACACCGTGGTGGAAACGTTCGCGGACAACCGCGCGCTCCCCGCGTTCAGTCCTGCAGGCCGCCCGGGTTCCTGGTCGGATGTCGCGGAAGCGTATTACGACCGCTTCTTCGACCTTGATGACCTCTCCCAGTGGGAGTCGGTCGTCGGGCTGCTCCAGAAATGGTCCCACACGCGTGAGGCCTTCGGGATTCTGATCCCGACCCGGGACGATTTTGTCCTGGAGATCGAGCGCGCTGTTCGGCAGCGCCCGATCGACGGGGAGATGTACGTTCCCGAGGCTATGCCGCTTGCCGAGGCGGTCTGTAAGATGATCATGCTCGGCGCCACCACGGAGGAAATCCTCGGCTGGGTCGAGGAGATCAACCTCCACACTGACGGCCAGGCACCGATCCTGTTCGACGCAATCGAGCAGGCGAACGAGCCTCGGTCGGAGCGGGGTGGCCGCGGCCGCGAGGCGGCCGAGGCCAGCAACTAGTTCCACGGAGGGGTGGGTGCAACCGCACCCGCCTCTCCTCATTCCAAAGTTTCCAAAAGGTTGGGGACTTTGTAGATGATTTCCTCTTGTCATTCCCGCGAAGGCGGGAATCCAGTCTATGAAAAACTTTCGATAATCCTTGGTTTAGGCTAGGAAAGATTTATTCTTTACTAACCCAAGCCGACGGATGGCTTGATGTCCGAGTCTATAAGTCCTGACCCAAATGGGCAGGCAGGGCAAGGAGATTTCAATGGAATTCGACGCTTCGTACAAACGGGCAAAGCGGCTGCTCGGTCAGAACTTCAGGGCGATGTGTCGTGAGGCTCACGCCCTGGCAGCGATGGGTTTGCCCATCGCGGTCTACCAAGACCATGTCGTTCTGCTCCCAACGTATGGGACG is part of the Patescibacteria group bacterium genome and encodes:
- a CDS encoding site-2 protease family protein translates to MLILQLWQQNAHQPIVAIVSICGIVLGVMLALSVHEFAHAWMANRLGDDTAKYQGRLTLNPLAHIDPMGLFLFVFAGFGFGKPVPYNPNALKSDLDEIKIAIAGPISNLLVALIFALPARIMTIAGLPTDQSIFLLFLDAIVSLNIILAVFNIIPIPPLDGSKIVNYFLDHEAREVWERIGPALLLTLVFSNIIFGSSGGFNLLSRIMDPLLRIANLAIRGAPQIF
- a CDS encoding bL28 family ribosomal protein, encoding MAFCPLCQRTQMHGNSVPKSVHKTGRALKPNLQKVNGLLICTRCARTMKKVLAS
- a CDS encoding zinc-ribbon domain containing protein — protein: MSYEDKTLVCKECGKEFTWTAGEQEFYAQKGFTNQPSRCKDCRQANKQHKDEQRTEITCKQCGKKDTVNFKPHNPDDILCNECFTKNRAQVHSFAPASDSKPAEEPVADEKSDEETPAAE
- a CDS encoding tetratricopeptide repeat protein, translated to MGIFEIIIFVAAAIIFIILVRRFPETAEGVAPKATQNRRLFKFKFKLPQLHFKKFGPMRVPFNDSMSENDQISEPQPDVTKSAEPNINQYQTATNSQLKNLLADGQKYFDLRQLDMAEKQFLNAAAIDPKCVLAYYRLGQIYLERGIATAMPAAVDGPKRVNSALVDAEEAFMQAYKYDPANGYILHYLGRVAQIGENYNEAVEYFEKAVGEDDKNAAWHFDLGQAYLSLRQYGKAVRYLSRAWSLEPRKSLYKDALDDAKERERRQRTNKL
- a CDS encoding Fic family protein; this translates as MSITLEQLETKQRQLMAAMPISVDVLAKLNHQYKLDLAFNSTALSGKNITVDAAKEVVENWQNSQARDLIETHNHALAWEYVRHLANTIKTKDISQAEILHIHRILMNKVDSVHAGQYRTGTVRNEPNEKVNVAMAEMVQWLNGNHTKHPVQIAADAHLKLITIHPFVEANCRTARLLMNLILLQNGYPPAVIRVDDQSRYVTDLEVAQADAQLDDYYQLIFEATDRSLNLFLSSIASTASTELPEPAKKTRPRKISNKLLKIGQVAAAANETIATIRFWTEEGLIPIYNTSVGGYQLYQTKAVDRAREIRRLQTEKRMSIKELKNYKF